In Bacteroidota bacterium, one genomic interval encodes:
- a CDS encoding T9SS type A sorting domain-containing protein gives MQSQNGIIGIQSALINPYTWNIPNITTYAVLGFAYPVCVYRTKNGDMLIGSTGPNAGVYGLIRTDSLFNVKWTQYCPGGAEHILEDSLGNILVSGSNVSQALKPFILNYFDSAGNLIWNRYYGDNVNFTGNILAANILLLPDSNFLLVGEGSLGAAYHFAKIERATGDTIYTRNLSYYYPRMALQISGDNIFTCSNKDFNFYNTNGDLLYSKPFPMPFPKFQASHAINTIDGGIVVAGVTVPGNNNNVRLPTLIKIDTLGNSMPLSISDFEKINSQFTVYPNPVSGELHFYLPALLAQQDVIMSVYDATGRLVISANQINRCENETCTLDCSALNNGFYSMVIQGKEG, from the coding sequence GTGCAGTCTCAAAATGGAATAATTGGCATACAGTCAGCCCTTATCAATCCCTATACTTGGAATATTCCAAATATAACTACCTACGCTGTACTTGGTTTTGCGTATCCTGTATGTGTATATCGTACCAAAAATGGTGATATGTTAATAGGAAGTACCGGTCCAAATGCCGGTGTCTATGGCCTTATTCGCACCGATAGTTTGTTTAATGTAAAATGGACACAATATTGCCCAGGCGGAGCAGAGCATATTTTAGAAGATAGCTTGGGTAATATTCTTGTTTCGGGCAGTAATGTTTCCCAAGCTTTAAAACCTTTTATACTTAACTATTTTGATTCGGCAGGCAATTTAATTTGGAATCGCTACTATGGCGATAATGTCAACTTTACCGGCAATATACTTGCTGCTAACATTCTATTGCTTCCCGATAGTAATTTTCTACTTGTAGGTGAAGGTAGCTTAGGGGCGGCATACCATTTTGCTAAAATTGAAAGAGCTACGGGCGATACAATTTATACACGGAATTTAAGTTACTACTATCCTCGTATGGCATTGCAAATAAGCGGAGATAATATTTTCACCTGCAGCAATAAGGATTTTAATTTTTATAATACAAATGGAGACCTTCTTTATTCAAAGCCTTTTCCCATGCCATTTCCAAAATTTCAAGCATCGCATGCCATAAATACTATAGATGGCGGAATAGTGGTAGCAGGAGTTACTGTGCCAGGAAATAATAATAATGTTCGTTTACCTACCTTAATTAAAATAGACACTCTTGGCAACAGCATGCCTCTAAGTATTTCAGATTTTGAAAAAATAAATTCGCAGTTCACCGTATATCCCAATCCTGTTTCGGGTGAGTTGCATTTTTATTTACCCGCATTGCTCGCACAACAGGATGTAATTATGAGTGTATATGATGCCACGGGTAGGTTAGTAATCAGCGCCAATCAGATAAACAGATGCGAAAACGAAACCTGCACCCTCGATTGTTCCGCACTCAACAATGGATTTTACAGCATGGTAATACAAGGCAAGGAGGGGTAG
- a CDS encoding YifB family Mg chelatase-like AAA ATPase: protein MLVKTYGSAVHGVNATTITVEVNVSEGIKFYMVGLPDNAVKESQQRIEAALKNIGYKMPGKKVVVNMAPADIRKEGSAYDLTIAMGILAASEQIWAEDISEYIIMGELSLDGSVMPIKGSLPIAIEARKQGFKGFILPKENAREAAIVSDLKVYGVENLSQVIHHFTGDQALEQVIVNTREEFYNKQTQSEFDFSDVKGQENIKRALEIAAAGGHNVILIGPPGAGKTMLAKRLPTILPPLTLQEALEVTKIHSVAGKMGKEMGLISVRPFRSPHHTISDVALVGGGGIPQPGEISLAHNGVLFLDELPEFKRTVLEVMRQPLEERKITISRARFAVEYPASFMLVASMNPCPCGFYNHPEKDCVCGPGIVQKYLNKISGPLLDRIDLHVEVTPVPFSELTKERISEKSNDVRERVVTARNIQAERYEATPTVFCNAQMNTKQLRSLCKLTDEGTALLKVAMDRLGLSARAYDRILKVSRTIADLAASTDIKTEHLAEAINFRSLDRDGWAG, encoded by the coding sequence ATGCTTGTAAAGACATACGGCAGCGCAGTACATGGAGTAAATGCAACCACCATTACCGTAGAAGTAAATGTGAGCGAGGGAATTAAGTTTTATATGGTTGGTTTGCCTGATAATGCAGTAAAGGAGAGTCAACAACGCATAGAAGCAGCCCTCAAAAACATTGGCTACAAAATGCCAGGCAAAAAGGTGGTTGTAAATATGGCACCTGCTGATATTCGTAAAGAGGGCAGTGCCTATGACCTTACCATAGCCATGGGAATACTTGCCGCCTCCGAACAAATTTGGGCAGAGGATATAAGCGAGTACATCATTATGGGCGAATTAAGCCTGGATGGTAGTGTGATGCCCATTAAAGGCTCATTGCCAATAGCCATAGAGGCACGAAAGCAAGGCTTTAAAGGGTTTATATTGCCGAAAGAAAATGCCCGCGAAGCTGCTATTGTAAGCGACTTAAAAGTTTATGGGGTAGAAAACCTTAGTCAGGTAATACATCATTTTACAGGAGACCAAGCCTTGGAGCAAGTAATAGTTAATACCCGCGAAGAGTTTTATAACAAGCAAACCCAAAGCGAGTTTGATTTTAGCGATGTAAAAGGGCAGGAGAATATAAAGCGTGCCTTAGAAATAGCAGCAGCCGGAGGCCACAATGTAATATTGATTGGTCCACCGGGAGCCGGCAAAACCATGCTTGCAAAACGCTTACCAACCATACTGCCACCGCTTACGTTACAAGAAGCGCTGGAGGTTACCAAAATACATTCGGTTGCCGGCAAAATGGGTAAGGAAATGGGGTTGATTTCGGTTCGCCCTTTCCGGTCGCCACACCACACCATTAGCGATGTGGCTTTAGTTGGAGGTGGCGGCATTCCGCAACCCGGAGAAATTTCACTTGCACATAATGGCGTTTTATTTTTGGATGAGTTGCCAGAGTTTAAGCGTACCGTATTGGAAGTAATGAGGCAACCATTAGAAGAACGAAAAATTACAATATCACGTGCTCGATTTGCTGTTGAATATCCTGCCTCTTTCATGCTGGTTGCTAGTATGAATCCATGCCCTTGTGGTTTTTACAATCATCCCGAAAAGGATTGTGTTTGCGGGCCGGGCATTGTACAGAAGTACCTAAATAAAATATCGGGTCCTTTATTAGATAGAATTGATTTGCATGTAGAGGTTACACCGGTACCTTTTAGCGAATTAACCAAAGAGCGTATTTCGGAAAAAAGCAATGATGTACGCGAAAGAGTTGTAACAGCCCGCAATATTCAAGCAGAGCGATATGAGGCTACGCCCACCGTATTTTGCAATGCTCAAATGAATACCAAGCAATTACGCAGCCTGTGCAAGCTAACCGATGAAGGCACCGCTTTATTAAAAGTTGCAATGGATAGACTTGGCCTTTCGGCTCGTGCCTATGACCGCATATTAAAAGTATCGCGCACCATTGCCGATTTGGCTGCAAGCACAGATATAAAAACAGAACATCTTGCCGAAGCTATAAACTTTAGGAGTTTGGATAGAGATGGTTGGGCAGGGTAA
- the paaB gene encoding 1,2-phenylacetyl-CoA epoxidase subunit B: MAESTEFETWEVFTQKKQAAPMEHAGSVKAPDKEMALLNARDVYSRRNEAINIWVIKSEHIVASTPEDVGSFFDPANDKIYRSSNFYKTPEGIKQIS, from the coding sequence ATGGCAGAAAGTACTGAGTTTGAAACCTGGGAAGTATTCACTCAAAAAAAACAGGCAGCACCTATGGAACATGCAGGTAGTGTAAAAGCGCCCGACAAAGAAATGGCTTTGTTAAATGCCCGCGATGTGTATAGTCGCAGAAATGAGGCTATTAATATTTGGGTGATAAAGAGTGAACATATTGTGGCTTCTACTCCGGAAGATGTTGGCTCATTTTTCGATCCTGCAAACGATAAAATCTATCGATCGTCCAATTTTTATAAAACCCCCGAAGGAATAAAGCAGATTTCTTAA
- a CDS encoding DUF4968 domain-containing protein yields MINRVIIIVMCLAGLAARAQNIYKGIGNVKSATSKAGALDIVTDHAFVKCAYYSPNIVQVRISNKPLEKYFSYAVVANPRQVEPRFVDGTSIQFNTDSLKISISKAPFRISFANRNDELLNEDDTELGIQFWNDEITIFKKLFPTERFVGLGEKTGPIDKRGLSFTNWNTDDFAYTTEADPLYKTIPFYIGIANGKCYGIFVDNSYRTNFNFGASTNHQYMHFSCESGEMTYYFINGNSIAEIIEYYTDLTGRMPIPPLWSLGYQQCRWSYYPDKEVYTVAKNFRDKQIPCDVIYNDIDYMDRYRVFTFSETKFPDFKKYTDSLGKMGFRVAVIIDPGISVAKDYNVYSDGIKQNVFLKYPSGKLYTGDVWPGACHFPDFTKATTRGWWGTHCKTLTDAGIRGFWNDMNEPAAWGQSIPNILMFDYDGHRTTMKQAHNVYGMQMTRSTYDGVRKAHPDERPFVLTRATFAGGQRYSAVWTGDNDASDDHMLMSARMIQSLGISGFAFAGADIGGFANDPDKDLYTRWLSIAAYTPFFRCHSMINTRDREPWALGEETEAIARNIINKRYRLLPYLYSAFHKASQTGMPVVRSLCLDYMNDGNVYGYGYENQFLCGQSLLVCPVRSKDSYASIYLPAGKWYRVSTNNVYEGGKAHLVDAPLNDLPVFAKAGEMIIRQSLIQHTMQQPSDTLEITIYGGDSISTFEYYEDDGISYNYLDKEFYKRNIVTDCRKRELVFQQPEGTFVSKFNYLKVEFIGTLAEVLNLVEDGKRITYYDDKVVKGVCVLPFSNKLFKLEWRNLE; encoded by the coding sequence ATGATTAATAGGGTAATTATTATCGTTATGTGCTTGGCAGGATTAGCTGCAAGAGCACAAAATATTTATAAGGGTATTGGTAATGTAAAAAGTGCTACTTCCAAAGCAGGTGCATTGGATATAGTTACCGACCATGCATTTGTAAAATGCGCTTACTATTCACCAAACATAGTTCAGGTGCGAATAAGCAATAAACCGTTAGAGAAATATTTTAGCTATGCGGTAGTTGCAAATCCAAGGCAAGTTGAGCCCCGGTTTGTCGATGGTACTAGTATTCAGTTTAATACCGACTCATTAAAAATTTCTATTTCGAAAGCACCGTTTCGAATTTCGTTTGCCAACCGAAATGATGAACTATTAAATGAAGATGATACTGAACTTGGCATACAGTTTTGGAATGATGAGATTACTATATTTAAAAAACTATTTCCTACCGAGCGGTTTGTTGGACTGGGAGAAAAAACAGGCCCTATTGATAAACGTGGCCTTTCATTTACCAACTGGAATACCGATGACTTTGCCTATACTACCGAGGCAGATCCGTTATATAAGACCATCCCATTTTACATTGGAATAGCCAACGGCAAGTGTTACGGAATTTTTGTTGATAACAGCTACCGTACTAATTTCAATTTTGGCGCGTCCACAAACCACCAATACATGCATTTTAGTTGCGAAAGCGGGGAGATGACTTATTATTTTATCAATGGAAATTCGATTGCCGAAATAATAGAATATTATACAGACTTAACAGGCCGTATGCCCATACCTCCCTTATGGTCGCTAGGGTATCAGCAATGCCGGTGGAGTTATTATCCCGACAAAGAAGTTTATACAGTAGCCAAAAATTTTAGAGACAAGCAAATACCCTGCGATGTCATTTATAATGACATTGATTATATGGATAGGTATCGTGTTTTTACTTTTAGCGAAACTAAATTTCCGGATTTTAAAAAGTACACCGACTCATTAGGCAAGATGGGTTTCAGGGTGGCTGTAATAATTGATCCTGGTATTTCAGTTGCTAAGGATTACAACGTATACAGTGATGGTATAAAGCAAAATGTATTTCTAAAATATCCATCGGGAAAATTATATACTGGCGATGTATGGCCTGGCGCATGTCATTTTCCTGACTTTACCAAAGCCACTACCCGAGGGTGGTGGGGAACTCATTGCAAAACCTTAACGGATGCAGGTATACGTGGTTTCTGGAACGACATGAACGAACCCGCGGCATGGGGACAATCTATTCCAAACATACTCATGTTTGATTATGATGGGCATCGCACTACCATGAAACAGGCGCACAATGTTTATGGAATGCAAATGACAAGATCGACTTATGATGGTGTACGAAAGGCGCACCCTGATGAGCGTCCATTTGTTCTAACCCGTGCTACCTTTGCAGGAGGGCAGCGATATAGTGCCGTATGGACCGGTGATAATGATGCATCGGATGACCACATGCTTATGAGTGCGCGCATGATACAGAGCCTGGGTATAAGCGGATTTGCTTTTGCCGGTGCTGATATTGGTGGATTTGCCAATGATCCTGATAAGGACTTATACACCCGTTGGCTATCAATAGCAGCTTATACACCCTTCTTCAGATGCCATAGCATGATTAATACCCGCGACCGTGAACCTTGGGCGCTGGGCGAAGAGACCGAAGCCATTGCACGAAACATAATAAATAAACGATACCGTTTATTACCGTATTTATATTCGGCATTTCATAAAGCTTCGCAAACGGGCATGCCTGTAGTGCGTAGCTTATGCCTCGATTATATGAACGATGGCAACGTATATGGTTATGGTTACGAAAACCAGTTTTTGTGTGGGCAGTCGTTGTTGGTATGTCCGGTGCGAAGCAAAGACAGCTATGCCTCCATCTATTTACCTGCTGGAAAATGGTATCGGGTTTCTACCAACAATGTTTATGAAGGAGGCAAAGCACATCTTGTTGATGCCCCGTTGAATGATTTACCCGTATTTGCAAAAGCTGGAGAAATGATAATCAGGCAAAGCCTTATTCAGCACACCATGCAGCAACCATCCGATACATTGGAAATAACCATATATGGCGGTGATAGTATTTCTACATTTGAATATTACGAAGATGATGGCATCAGTTACAATTACCTGGATAAGGAATTTTATAAGCGCAACATTGTTACTGATTGCCGCAAGCGGGAATTAGTTTTTCAGCAGCCTGAGGGAACCTTCGTCTCAAAGTTTAACTATCTGAAAGTTGAATTTATTGGTACGCTGGCCGAGGTTTTAAATTTGGTAGAGGATGGCAAAAGAATTACGTATTATGATGATAAGGTTGTCAAAGGTGTTTGTGTACTTCCGTTTTCTAATAAGCTGTTTAAATTAGAATGGAGAAATCTGGAATAA
- a CDS encoding family 20 glycosylhydrolase — protein MRKTIIYLFLLINLQCSTVKANTNNIYNIIPMPVQLEKMPHHFELNKNTSVILDANEFGSLQTIKQFTLIVAPHFGLNIQIQNIDTASIADNSIVFFRDNTIENNEGYELYIRNSSVLVKAKGKQGFFYAIQTIAQLLPAKTYTSKTALEKINIPGCVIKDYPRFVYRGMHLDVCRHFFPIEFIKRYIDLMAFYKYNTFHWHLTDDQGWRIEIKKYPKLTSVGSVRKETTTFVSRDKDSIVIPGPYSGFYTQEQIKEVVQYAQMKNITIIPEIEMPGHSLAALAAYPEYSCTGGEIEVGTRWGVFSDVYCPYDTTFTFLQDVLTEVMQLFPSTYIHIGGDECPKEAWKNSEFCQVLMKKENLKDEMELQSYFIKRIEKFLSANNRKLIGWDEILEGGLSPNATVMSWRGVSGGIEAASQGHDVVMTPGSHCYFDHYQYLRDNEPYAIGGFTSVEKVYNYNPIPTELESSYHKHILGAQCNVWTEYIDTSSHVEYMVYPRACALSEVLWSMPENKNYESFLTRLSGNFTLLDAFGVNYAKHVLGVYGKMEKMANQKLYYVLETKNKNAQIRYTTNGKLTAQSPLYTKAIPISNSFTINAATYKNDKRLSNLFTQTFTSHIATGAEVLSMTECSGNYNPGDKNFIVNAISGSSNYGDGQWFGYWGNDCSILIDLGSEKSINQISINSIDKKDSWIHLPAKVSFSTGVDTADLSPYNEVTISPITKRIHSYKANKSVKARYIKASITNFGEIPAGFEGAGNKAWLFVDELIVK, from the coding sequence ATGAGAAAAACGATTATCTATCTGTTTTTATTGATAAACTTACAATGCAGCACCGTTAAAGCAAACACGAATAATATTTATAACATTATCCCTATGCCGGTTCAGCTTGAAAAAATGCCACATCATTTTGAGTTGAATAAAAATACAAGTGTCATATTAGATGCTAATGAATTTGGCTCGTTGCAAACCATAAAACAATTTACACTTATAGTTGCACCTCATTTTGGCCTTAATATACAAATTCAAAATATTGACACCGCATCTATAGCTGACAATAGCATTGTGTTTTTTCGGGATAATACGATAGAAAATAATGAAGGTTACGAATTATACATACGAAACTCAAGTGTGCTTGTAAAAGCAAAAGGCAAGCAAGGATTTTTTTATGCGATTCAAACTATTGCTCAATTGCTTCCTGCCAAAACCTATACAAGCAAAACGGCATTAGAAAAAATAAATATTCCCGGATGTGTAATAAAAGATTATCCACGCTTTGTATATCGTGGAATGCATTTGGATGTATGCAGGCATTTTTTTCCAATTGAGTTTATAAAGCGATACATTGATTTAATGGCGTTCTATAAATACAACACTTTTCACTGGCACCTTACTGATGATCAGGGTTGGCGCATAGAAATCAAGAAATATCCAAAACTAACTTCGGTGGGCTCGGTGCGTAAAGAAACCACCACCTTTGTTTCGCGCGACAAAGATTCGATTGTTATACCGGGACCTTATAGTGGCTTTTATACACAAGAACAGATAAAAGAAGTGGTGCAGTATGCGCAAATGAAAAACATCACCATTATACCTGAAATAGAAATGCCAGGTCATTCGCTTGCAGCGCTGGCTGCCTATCCAGAATATAGCTGTACAGGAGGGGAAATAGAAGTTGGAACTCGTTGGGGTGTTTTTAGCGATGTGTATTGCCCTTATGACACCACCTTTACTTTTTTGCAAGATGTACTAACTGAGGTAATGCAACTATTTCCTTCTACCTATATTCATATTGGTGGCGATGAATGTCCAAAGGAAGCGTGGAAAAACAGTGAATTCTGTCAAGTTCTAATGAAAAAAGAAAACTTAAAGGATGAAATGGAATTGCAGAGTTATTTTATTAAGCGAATCGAAAAATTCCTGAGCGCCAATAATCGCAAGTTAATAGGATGGGACGAAATTCTGGAAGGAGGACTATCGCCAAATGCCACGGTAATGAGTTGGCGTGGGGTTAGCGGTGGTATTGAAGCAGCATCGCAAGGACATGATGTGGTTATGACCCCAGGCTCACATTGCTATTTCGATCATTATCAGTATTTGCGCGACAATGAGCCTTATGCTATTGGAGGATTTACCTCGGTGGAAAAAGTATACAACTATAACCCTATACCAACTGAGCTAGAATCATCTTACCACAAGCATATACTAGGTGCACAATGTAATGTTTGGACTGAATATATAGATACATCTTCGCATGTGGAATATATGGTGTATCCGCGCGCTTGTGCCCTAAGCGAAGTACTATGGAGTATGCCTGAAAATAAAAATTACGAAAGTTTTCTGACCCGGCTTTCCGGCAACTTTACGTTGCTTGATGCGTTTGGAGTAAATTATGCTAAGCATGTATTAGGCGTTTATGGTAAAATGGAGAAAATGGCAAATCAGAAACTCTATTACGTTTTAGAAACAAAAAATAAAAACGCACAAATACGATACACAACAAACGGAAAACTAACTGCCCAATCACCATTGTATACCAAAGCTATTCCAATTTCTAATTCCTTTACTATTAATGCTGCTACTTATAAAAATGATAAAAGACTTAGCAACCTGTTTACTCAAACTTTTACTTCACATATAGCCACAGGTGCAGAGGTATTAAGCATGACGGAATGCAGTGGAAATTACAATCCCGGTGATAAAAATTTTATTGTTAATGCCATCTCAGGCAGTTCTAACTATGGCGATGGACAATGGTTTGGCTACTGGGGTAACGATTGCTCCATTTTGATTGATCTTGGCAGCGAAAAGTCCATTAATCAAATTTCGATAAACTCCATTGACAAAAAAGATTCGTGGATTCATTTGCCCGCCAAAGTTTCTTTTTCAACCGGGGTTGACACCGCAGATTTGTCTCCATACAATGAGGTTACTATCTCACCAATAACCAAAAGGATACATTCCTATAAGGCAAACAAATCAGTTAAAGCAAGGTATATAAAAGCAAGTATAACCAATTTTGGTGAAATACCTGCAGGTTTTGAGGGTGCAGGCAACAAGGCATGGCTGTTTGTAGATGAATTGATTGTGAAATAA
- a CDS encoding DUF5011 domain-containing protein has translation MKKNFAFLVSALMLTVGTIILTGCGEDDTTPPVITLVGDNPLSLSLGDSYQEEGATATDDKDGDLTSSIVITGADAIDEDQVGAYNVNYSVSDAAGNVGDAIRAVNVVNDAEPWAGSYTVKDTCGVDALVFNYAQTVTTSTVVNNRVKFNKFADYSGNTGIYANISGNAIDLPSQTATAIGSMGETHTFQGSGFKTSNGFVLTYTDINVSQGGASTTCVAHYTK, from the coding sequence ATGAAGAAAAATTTTGCATTTTTAGTGTCAGCCCTTATGTTAACGGTTGGCACAATTATTCTAACCGGTTGTGGTGAAGATGATACTACTCCTCCGGTAATTACTTTGGTTGGTGATAATCCTTTATCATTAAGCCTTGGTGATAGCTATCAGGAAGAAGGAGCTACTGCAACGGACGATAAAGATGGTGATTTGACCTCAAGTATAGTTATCACAGGTGCCGATGCAATTGATGAAGATCAGGTTGGTGCTTATAATGTTAACTATTCTGTAAGTGATGCTGCAGGTAATGTGGGTGATGCCATACGTGCAGTAAACGTAGTAAATGATGCGGAACCTTGGGCTGGAAGCTACACGGTAAAGGATACTTGCGGTGTTGATGCACTTGTTTTTAATTATGCACAAACGGTAACAACTTCTACAGTGGTTAATAACCGCGTTAAGTTTAACAAATTTGCTGACTATTCAGGTAACACTGGCATTTATGCCAACATAAGTGGTAACGCTATAGATTTACCATCTCAAACTGCTACTGCCATCGGCAGTATGGGCGAAACACATACCTTCCAAGGTTCTGGCTTTAAAACTTCTAATGGCTTTGTATTAACCTATACAGATATCAATGTATCTCAAGGTGGTGCTTCTACTACATGTGTAGCACATTACACCAAGTAA
- a CDS encoding DUF5011 domain-containing protein has product MENLTQKSLMLITILCIAMCFGCIKKDTTEPVITIKGDNPYNQQLNSAFYDPGATASDNKDGDLSSQINTNSSVNFNVRGTYFVNYSVEDAAGNSNNAARRVNVVNEVENLEGTYSVTDSCNGSFYANYQQTITADSYKNKRIVFSKFANFYNNTQIYADIVDDDIYIPNQLAFNIGVQLETHIFEGQGKITSTGMIINYKERLSNAQTWNNCVTHLVKQ; this is encoded by the coding sequence ATGGAAAACCTTACGCAAAAGAGCCTTATGTTAATAACCATTTTATGCATAGCCATGTGTTTTGGTTGTATAAAAAAAGATACTACGGAACCCGTTATCACCATTAAAGGTGACAACCCTTACAATCAACAGTTAAATAGTGCATTCTATGACCCGGGAGCAACTGCCAGCGATAATAAAGATGGAGACCTCAGCAGCCAAATAAATACAAACTCCTCTGTTAATTTTAATGTGCGAGGAACTTATTTTGTTAACTACAGCGTAGAAGATGCGGCCGGCAATTCGAACAATGCTGCTCGTAGAGTGAATGTGGTGAACGAAGTTGAAAACCTGGAAGGCACATACAGCGTAACAGATAGTTGCAATGGCTCTTTTTATGCCAATTATCAGCAAACTATAACAGCAGATAGTTATAAAAACAAACGCATAGTGTTCAGCAAGTTTGCCAACTTTTACAATAACACGCAGATTTATGCAGATATCGTTGATGATGATATATATATTCCTAATCAATTGGCATTCAATATAGGAGTGCAACTAGAAACGCATATTTTTGAAGGTCAAGGAAAAATTACTTCAACCGGAATGATAATTAATTACAAAGAACGATTATCAAACGCACAAACATGGAATAACTGCGTTACACATCTTGTGAAGCAGTAA
- a CDS encoding YdcF family protein has translation MDLLIVSGDNSSKLYNEPVAMQQALIAAGIPDSAIFLDYAGLRTFDSMVRLKEIFGIDSAIVVSQEFHNQLAVFIANKLSMHVIGYNAEDISHNSDFNINLREYLAKSKALIDFWIGVNPKFRGEQIPLQHLTCRASAE, from the coding sequence GTGGACTTGCTAATTGTAAGTGGTGACAACAGCAGTAAGTTATACAATGAACCCGTTGCTATGCAACAAGCGTTAATAGCAGCAGGTATTCCTGACAGTGCCATATTTCTTGACTATGCCGGATTAAGAACTTTTGATTCAATGGTACGTTTAAAAGAAATTTTTGGAATTGACAGCGCTATTGTTGTTTCACAAGAATTCCACAACCAACTTGCTGTGTTTATTGCAAATAAATTATCCATGCATGTAATCGGATATAATGCTGAAGATATTTCGCATAATTCAGATTTTAATATCAACCTAAGAGAGTATCTTGCAAAATCAAAAGCACTAATTGATTTTTGGATTGGTGTTAATCCAAAATTCCGAGGAGAGCAGATTCCATTGCAACATCTAACTTGCAGAGCGAGTGCTGAATAA